The Geobacter metallireducens GS-15 region AAAGCCGTCGGGGAGCATCCTGATGAGCGAAAGCGTGCCTCCCACGATCCGGTCGTTGTCAATGATCGGTACGTAGTCGCAGACTATGGAGCCGGTCTTCGACTTTATGACCTGGCTGCTAAAACTGTTGCCACTTCGCATGAGGTTGCCGAGATTCGCCAGATCGACCACAGCGTCGATTCTCTTCCCCAGCAGGGCTTCCGGAGTCTCCCCCAGCAGTTTTCCAGTGGTCTCGTCAAGAGAAACAATCGCGAAATCAGTGTCTATGCAGAGAATTCCCGCACTGCTCGGCTCTGCTGACGGGTTCTCATTCAACCCGACCATTGCATTATCATCGGCACATTTCATAAAGCCTTCTCTCTCTACGTATCCTCACTACAAAAATGCATGTTTAAAAACCACTAACAATTCGTCACGCCAGTGGTCACCCGGTCTTAGCTTCATACATTTTAATTGAGTTTATACAAGAGGTTAGACTTCTGTCAATTGATAAAACATTATTTTATATAAATGCATACCAAGGCTATGCACCATACAAGACACACCCCAGAAACCTGGTGGGGTTACCGTTGAACACCTGCGCTTCGATTTCTTCAGGCAATCTCAGCTCCCTGACCATGCTGATGTAGTCAAGGGCAGAGCCGGCCTGATAGAGAAAGGTATCGGTTCCGAAGCAGATCCGGTCGGGATAGTGCATGATGAAGTCGCGGTAACTGGCGGGATTACTCCGCATGTACGGCAGAAGGCCGGCAATGTCGGTAAAGATGTTGGGGTAGCGGTCGAGAAACGCACTGAACGCCTTGCGGCCGATCCCCAGGTGGGGGAAATTGACCCGTACCCGCGGAAAATCGTCCAGAAGGTCTTTCATCACGTCGCCGTATCGGCGGGCGTCCATGTGGTAGAGCAGAGGAAGATCATGGTTCTCGGCGTAGGCAAACAGGTCCCATTCCCTGCGGCGGTACTGTTCGAGACTGATGCCGAGGGTATCCGGCACGTTGCCGACACCAAGGTCGTTCTCGTTATCTGGTAGATAGATCCCCTTGACCCCCTTGAACCCCTGCCCCATATACCCGTCAAGGGCTGTCGCCACGTCGCCCCGCAGGTAGCGCGTATCGACGAAGGGCAATAGGGCGTGATCCACGGATTCCGCGAGCGCCAGCAAATCATCCGCTTCGTTGAAATGGGGATCCCCATGATTTTCGACGTAATCGGGAATTAGGTTCCAGGTGGTTTCAGGATCCGGGTGGGTATTCACCAGACCAGCAACGACCATCCGCCTGAGCCCTTCACGGCGCAGCAGGGCGATATCGCGGGCAAGAGCCGTCTCCTGCTGGCGGCCCACAAAACAATGCATGTGAACATCGATAATCTCAGAGGTCATAATCGCGCTCCCGGCCGCTGAATATTCAACACTGGCGGCCACTACCGTCCGCTGTAGCGGGGCGCCCGTTTTTCCAGAAAGGCCGTGACCGCCTCCAGATGATCGTCTGAATGGTGGGCCATGGCCTGGAAACAGGCGGTCGCATCGAGGAAATCCGGCAGGTCGTTGCGTTGGGCCAGTTTCAGCAGACGTTTCATCAGCCGCAATGCCTGGGGAGGTTTGGCGGCAATCTGACCGGCCAGCTCCCGTGCCCGCGGGAGCAACTCCTCCGGTTCCACGACCTCCAGGAACAGGCCCAGTTGCAGCGCCTCCGCAGCCTTCATGATCCTTCCGGTGAACAACATCTCCGCGGCCCGCTGGTACCCTACAAGTCGGGGAAGGAACCAGGCCCCCCCATCCCCCGGGATGATGCCGAGATTGATGAAGGTTCCACCAATCAAAGCCTTGTCCGAGGCGATGCGGATATCGCACATGCAGGCCAGGTCGAGACCGGCCCCCATGGCCGGCCCATTGACGGCGGCAATGACCGGGATCTCTGCCTTGTGGAGGGCCAGCGGCACCTGCTGAATGCCGCGCCGGTACTGGTTCTGGACATCAATGGGACCGCCGGCAAAGATGCCGCTCTTTTCCTGCATCTCCTTGACATTGCCGCCGGAAGAAAATGCTGCCCCTGCGCCCGTGATGACCAGCACCGAAACTTCCGTCGAGGTGTTGGCCCACTGCACCGTCCGCACGAGATCATCGACAAGGGCTGTCCCGGTCAGGGCGTTGCGCACATCGTCCCGCTGGAAGGTCAGGACTGCTACCCCCCCGTGCAGCTCCAGGGATGAATCCTGCAACAGCGGCACAGCCGCAATAGTTAATGCTTCACCGTTCATGCTGGATATCAAACTCCCATAAAAAAAGAGGTGACATGATCTCCATGCCACCTCCCATTGTTCACTTACACGCGTTCGAAGATCGTCGCAATTCCCTGTCCGACACCGATACAGAGGGACACGAGACCGTAGCGGGAGCCACGGCGCTTCATCTCATGGACCAGCGTGGCGGTGATCCGGGCGCCGGTGGAGCCGAGGGGGTGGCCGATGGCGATGGAGCCGCCGTTGACGTTCACCTTGGCCGGATCGATCCCCAGTTCGCGGATGCAGGGGATGGACTGGGCGGCAAAGGCCTCGTTCAGCTCGAAGAGGTCAATATCTTCGATTTTCAGGCCGGACCGTTGCAGCACCTTCTGGATCGCCGGGATGGGGCCGAGCCCCATGTACGAGGGATCGCAACCGGCAACCGCACTGGCGACGACCCTGGCAAGCGGCTTGTAGCCGAGCTTCTTGGCGGTTTCTGCCTCCATGAGGAGGAGCGCTGCGGCGCCGTCGTTGATGCCGCTGGAGTTGCCGGCGGTGACGGTGCCCTCCTTTCTGAAGGCAGCCGGCAGCTTGGCAAGCTGCTCCATGGTGACATCGTTGCCGCGAGGGAATTCATCCCTGGAGACGATGATCGGATCCCCCTTCTTCTGGGGGATAACGACGGGAACGATCTCGTCATTGAACTTGCCGGCCGCATCGGCGGCAGCCCATTTGCGTTGGGTCTCCAGGGCAAACTCGTCCTGCTCCTGGCGGGTGAGGCCATACCGCACCGCCACGTTCTCGGCGGTTTCGCCCATTCCTTCCTTGGCATATGGTTCAGTCATCTTCGGGTTGGTGAACCGCCAGCCGATGACGCTGTCAAACACCCTGATATCGCGCGAGAAAGGGGATTCGGACTTGGCCATGACAAAGGGGGCACGGGTCATGGATTCGGTACCGCCAGCGATAAAGACATCACCTTCGCCGAGTTTAATCGCATGGGCTGCGCTGTTGATGGCATTCAGGCCCGAGGCACAGAGACGGTTGATGGTCTGCCCCGCGACCGAATACGGCAGACCGGCCAGAAGCGCCGCCATCCGGCCGACGTTCCGGTTGTCCTCGCCCGCCTGGTTGGTGCAACCGAGCACCACATCTTCGACCAGGTTCGGATCAAGATTGTTACGCTTCACCAGTTCGGAAATACAGTGGGCGGCCAGGTCGTCAGAGCGGACGTTTTTCAGGGCGCCGTTGAATTTTCCCACCGGAGTACGGACAGCATCGACAATTACTGCTTCACGCATTGGAACCTCCATCGCTTTGCGAATTAAGAGTTAATTAGATGTACTGACCGCCATCAACCTTGATGCATTCGCCGGTGATGTGGCGGGACTTCTCGGAGCAGAGGAAGGTGACCAGCCAGGCGACTTCTTCCGGCTTGCCCATGCGGCCAAGGACGATGTCGGCCAGTGATTTCTGCTTCACGTCTTCCGGCAGGGCTGCCATCATTTCGGTCTCGATGAGGCCCGGGGCGATGGCGTTGCAGTTGACGTTGGACTTGGCCAGTTCGCGGGCAAGGGCCTTGGTCAGGCCAATAATGCCGGCCTTGGCGGCGGAGTAGTTCGTCTGGCCGAATTTGCCGCGCATGCCGTTGATGGAGGTGACGTTGACGATCTTGCCGCTCCCCTGCTCTTTCATAAGCGGTGCCACGGCGCGGCAGTAGTTGAAGTACCCCTTTAGGTTGATGGCGAGGCACTCATCCCACTGCTCCTCGGTCATCTTCCAGATGACGGCGTCGCGGTTGACGCCGGCGTTGTTCACCAGGATGTCGACGCTGCCGAATTCGGCCGCCACCTTATCCACCATCGCCTGGGCATCCTTGAAGCTGGCCACGTCGGCCTGAACCGCAATGGCTTTTTGTCCCATTTTCTGGATCTCGGCACAGATGGCGTTGGCCTCTTCGCTATGCTTGCGATAGTTGATGGCGACGTTGGCACCACTTTTCGCCAGGTCCAGCGCTATGGCGCTGCCGATACCAAGACTAGCCCCGGTAACAATTGCATTTTTTCCTTTGAGATCCATTGTGTTCCTCCTTTTTTACTCTACTGGGTTGGTGTTGTTATTCGGCATCCTGCTTCCGGGCCGGGCGTTCAAATTTTAAGCATTATGGTAAATAAGTACTGCAATACCTATTTTCTGTCAACAAAAATTTACTGATCTTTTCTTGGGGACTATCAATTATTCAAAGCAGGCGCGTTTGTCTCCAGGAGACACTGCTGCACGGGGAATAGCGTGTTGATATTACTGCTATGGTGGTTGAGGTGCACTAGTGAGGGGCAAGTGCCGCACAGAGTCTGGCAGCCGCGCTCTCCAGCACCGGGAGGCTCCCTTCCGGTCGCTGCAACAGAGAAGCCATTTGGGCCACGGTCTCCTGATAGGCCCTGTGGGCCTCGGCAGAAAGGAGGCCATTCTTTTCCAATTCCTTCCGGCGCTGGATGCACCTGCCGATGACCAGTGCCGCCAATCCCCCCTCCACCACCACAAGGTGGTCGGCGTCGAAGCT contains the following coding sequences:
- a CDS encoding crotonase/enoyl-CoA hydratase family protein, with amino-acid sequence MNGEALTIAAVPLLQDSSLELHGGVAVLTFQRDDVRNALTGTALVDDLVRTVQWANTSTEVSVLVITGAGAAFSSGGNVKEMQEKSGIFAGGPIDVQNQYRRGIQQVPLALHKAEIPVIAAVNGPAMGAGLDLACMCDIRIASDKALIGGTFINLGIIPGDGGAWFLPRLVGYQRAAEMLFTGRIMKAAEALQLGLFLEVVEPEELLPRARELAGQIAAKPPQALRLMKRLLKLAQRNDLPDFLDATACFQAMAHHSDDHLEAVTAFLEKRAPRYSGR
- a CDS encoding thiolase family protein; translation: MREAVIVDAVRTPVGKFNGALKNVRSDDLAAHCISELVKRNNLDPNLVEDVVLGCTNQAGEDNRNVGRMAALLAGLPYSVAGQTINRLCASGLNAINSAAHAIKLGEGDVFIAGGTESMTRAPFVMAKSESPFSRDIRVFDSVIGWRFTNPKMTEPYAKEGMGETAENVAVRYGLTRQEQDEFALETQRKWAAADAAGKFNDEIVPVVIPQKKGDPIIVSRDEFPRGNDVTMEQLAKLPAAFRKEGTVTAGNSSGINDGAAALLLMEAETAKKLGYKPLARVVASAVAGCDPSYMGLGPIPAIQKVLQRSGLKIEDIDLFELNEAFAAQSIPCIRELGIDPAKVNVNGGSIAIGHPLGSTGARITATLVHEMKRRGSRYGLVSLCIGVGQGIATIFERV
- the fabG gene encoding 3-oxoacyl-[acyl-carrier-protein] reductase encodes the protein MDLKGKNAIVTGASLGIGSAIALDLAKSGANVAINYRKHSEEANAICAEIQKMGQKAIAVQADVASFKDAQAMVDKVAAEFGSVDILVNNAGVNRDAVIWKMTEEQWDECLAINLKGYFNYCRAVAPLMKEQGSGKIVNVTSINGMRGKFGQTNYSAAKAGIIGLTKALARELAKSNVNCNAIAPGLIETEMMAALPEDVKQKSLADIVLGRMGKPEEVAWLVTFLCSEKSRHITGECIKVDGGQYI
- a CDS encoding amidohydrolase family protein; translated protein: MTSEIIDVHMHCFVGRQQETALARDIALLRREGLRRMVVAGLVNTHPDPETTWNLIPDYVENHGDPHFNEADDLLALAESVDHALLPFVDTRYLRGDVATALDGYMGQGFKGVKGIYLPDNENDLGVGNVPDTLGISLEQYRRREWDLFAYAENHDLPLLYHMDARRYGDVMKDLLDDFPRVRVNFPHLGIGRKAFSAFLDRYPNIFTDIAGLLPYMRSNPASYRDFIMHYPDRICFGTDTFLYQAGSALDYISMVRELRLPEEIEAQVFNGNPTRFLGCVLYGA